The proteins below are encoded in one region of Pseudomonas putida NBRC 14164:
- the mksE gene encoding Mks condensin complex protein MksE, with product MHLDLSELSQLAPIFRELFKGFHVSRRDPELYAQLSNFQDQYRTLFKALGFELVCDTRGFYYFVPDMTAAQVNKTAQRLSLFTFILVEHLADQGRDPMAVLDGGSIGRDELPSLLDKYRDLFLQAEVQTVDELEEKILRRMSQLGFAHEEGGIYRFLPPMHRFLDVCLSVQQDRDLAATLHSVLPLPTPVLVEEESPEELNRTDDPLDLTPFEGEESEEDALARAIREEQQEIDA from the coding sequence ATGCATCTTGATCTTTCCGAACTGTCCCAGCTCGCGCCGATCTTCCGCGAGCTGTTCAAAGGCTTCCACGTCAGCCGCCGCGATCCCGAGCTGTACGCGCAGCTGTCGAACTTCCAGGACCAGTACCGCACTTTGTTCAAGGCCCTGGGCTTCGAGCTGGTGTGCGATACCCGCGGCTTTTATTACTTCGTGCCGGACATGACCGCCGCGCAGGTCAACAAGACCGCGCAGCGCCTGTCGCTGTTCACCTTCATCCTGGTCGAGCACCTGGCCGACCAGGGCCGTGACCCGATGGCCGTGCTGGACGGCGGCAGCATCGGCCGCGACGAACTCCCGTCGCTGCTGGACAAGTACCGCGACCTGTTCCTGCAGGCCGAAGTGCAGACCGTGGACGAGCTGGAAGAAAAAATCCTGCGCCGCATGAGCCAGCTCGGCTTCGCCCATGAAGAAGGCGGCATCTACCGCTTCCTGCCGCCGATGCACCGCTTCCTCGATGTGTGCCTTTCGGTGCAGCAGGACCGCGACCTGGCCGCCACCCTGCATAGCGTGCTGCCGCTGCCCACCCCGGTACTGGTCGAGGAAGAAAGCCCCGAAGAACTCAACCGCACCGACGATCCGCTCGACCTCACGCCCTTCGAGGGCGAGGAAAGCGAAGAGGACGCCCTGGCCCGGGCCATCCGCGAAGAGCAACAGGAGATTGACGCATGA